GGTTTTACTCCTGGGACTGGGGCGCTTGTAGGAGCGATTAGTACAATGATAGGTCGCAAGCCTGATGTGTGCATCGGAAAATCAAGTCCCTTGCTGTTGCACAGAGCAGTGGCGGATCTTGATGTTTATCCTTGGGAATGTATAATGATAGGTGGTACTTTGGAATCGGATATTGTAGCAGGTAGGAGCTTTAGCGCTTATGCTGTGCTAGTAAGCACCGGAAATGTCAATCGGGTGTATTGCTCCGCTGCAGCATCGATGGTTCCAGATAAGATAGTCAACTCTCTAGAAGAACTTCTGTAACTGGAGACTAGTCTACCAGGGTAATATATATTCCTATGAAAGGGTGTTCTTAGTGGAGCTAGGTGTACTTATTGGGCAAATGGAGAACATGGAAAAGGAATTTGAGAAGGTTGTGGAACTCGGTCTTGGGACTTGTCAGGTTAGCTGTTGGAATGAAGCCCTATTTACTAGGGATGCTGGAAAAGCAATGAAACAAGCAGCAGCAGATGCAGGAGTCCGAATCTCTGCTATCTGGGCTGGTTGGCCTGGTCCTAAAGTCTGGAATTTTGTTGATGGTCCACTAACCTTGGGATTAGTTCCGAGGGCCTATCGGGATCGACGCCAGGAGGCGATTATTGCATGTTCCAAGATGGCCGAAGCCGCAGAGGTGGAGCATGTAGCGACCCACGTAGGGTTCATACCCGAGAACGCCAATGATCCAGCATACAAAGAAGTGGTTGTTGCCGTAAGATTCATAGCCCAGGCTCTAAAGGCCCAGGGCCAGACATTCCTCTTTGAGACAGGGCAAGAGACCCCGGTTACCCTACTTAGAACCATATCTGATGTAGGATACGATAACCTTGGTGTGAATC
The genomic region above belongs to Limnochordia bacterium and contains:
- a CDS encoding sugar phosphate isomerase/epimerase, whose amino-acid sequence is MELGVLIGQMENMEKEFEKVVELGLGTCQVSCWNEALFTRDAGKAMKQAAADAGVRISAIWAGWPGPKVWNFVDGPLTLGLVPRAYRDRRQEAIIACSKMAEAAEVEHVATHVGFIPENANDPAYKEVVVAVRFIAQALKAQGQTFLFETGQETPVTLLRTISDVGYDNLGVNLDPANLLMYGKANPVDAVELFGRYIKGVHVKDGEYPVDGRSLGRERPVGEGKVDFPLFLKKLAEQGYAGSLTIEREISGEQQRIDILKSIDLLRGWLSK